One window of the Canis aureus isolate CA01 chromosome 1, VMU_Caureus_v.1.0, whole genome shotgun sequence genome contains the following:
- the OVOL3 gene encoding putative transcription factor ovo-like protein 3: MPRAFLVRSRRPQPPNWGHLPDQLRGDAYVPDCSNQQGPPARQSPGLRDSWAAPRQGSLASSPRGPGTLGCPLCPKAFPLQRMLTRHLKCHSPARRHVCRCCGKGFHDAFDLKRHMRTHTGIRPFRCGACGKAFTQRCSLEAHLAKVHGQPASYAYRERREKLHVCEDCGFTCSRPDTYVQHRALHHAA; this comes from the exons ATGCCCCGTGCCTTCCTGGTCAGGAGTCGGCGTCCACAGCCACCCAACTGGGGCCACCTGCCTGACCAGCTTCGAGGAGATGCCTATGTTCCAG ACTGCAGCAACCAGCAGGGCCCACCAGCACGCCAATCTCCTGGCCTCCGGGACTCTTGGGCGGCG CCGAGGCAGGGCAGTCTGGCCTCCAGTCCCAGGGGCCCCGGGACGCTTGGCTGCCCACTCTGCCCCAAGGCCTTCCCTTTGCAGCGCATGCTGACACGGCACCTCAAGTGCCACAGCCCTGCACGTCGCCATGTGTGCCGCTGTTGTGGCAAAGGCTTTCACGATGCCTTCGACCTCAAGCGTCACATGAGGACTCACActg GGATCCGGCCGTTCCGCTGTGGAGCTTGCGGGAAAGCATTTACACAGCGCTGCTCCCTTGAAGCTCATCTCGCCAAGGTGCACGGGCAGCCGGCCAGCTATGCTTACCGTGAGCGCCGTGAGAAGCTGCATGTGTGTGAGGACTGTGGCTTCACCTGCTCGAGGCCCGACACCTACGTGCAGCACCGTGCTCTACATCACGCTGCCTGA
- the POLR2I gene encoding DNA-directed RNA polymerase II subunit RPB9 translates to MEPDGTYEPGFVGIRFCQECNNMLYPKEDKENRILLYACRNCDYQQEADNSCIYVNKITHEVDELTQIIADVSQDPTLPRTEDHPCQKCGHKEAVFFQSHSARAEDAMRLYYVCTAPHCGHRWTE, encoded by the exons ATGGAGCCAGACGGGACCTACGAGCCCGGTTTCGTGGGTATTCGATTCTGCCAGGAATG TAACAACATGCTTTATCCCAAGGAGGACAAGGAGAACCGCATCCTGCTCTACGCG TGCCGGAATTGCGATTACCAGCAGGAAGCCGACAACAGCTGCATCTATGTCAACAAGATCACGCACGAAGTGGA CGAACTGACCCAGATCATCGCCGACGTGTCCCAGGACCCCACGTTGCCGCGGACCGAGGACCACCCGTGCCAAAA GTGTGGCCACAAGGAGGCGGTGTTCTTCCAGTCACATAGTGCCCGGGCTGAG GACGCCATGCGCTTGTACTACGTGTGCACGGCCCCACACTGTGGCCACCGCTGGACCGAGTGA